The Fontisubflavum oceani genomic interval ATGATGAAATCGCCCAAAGCGTGGGATCAGCGCAGATAGCGCGCCATCCCATAGCGCTCGGTAAAGCCGAATTTCGCATAGAGATGTTCGGCGCCCGGATCCGCGATCAGGCTCATATAGCAACCCTTTGGCAGGTTCGTCTCCGCCCAATCCATGAGCGCCGCCATCACTTGCGTCCCAAGACCCTGGCGTTGATGGTCAGGATGCACCGCAATATCTGTGACCTGCGCGAAAC includes:
- a CDS encoding GNAT family N-acetyltransferase, with amino-acid sequence MIVQSDQPASVAEYLGLRDAAGMGGYPEKAARIGLAQGLHGTWFRDAEGQLVAMGRLIGDGGCFAQVTDIAVHPDHQRQGLGTQVMAALMDWAETNLPKGCYMSLIADPGAEHLYAKFGFTERYGMARYLR